In a single window of the Thunnus albacares chromosome 1, fThuAlb1.1, whole genome shotgun sequence genome:
- the tradd gene encoding tumor necrosis factor receptor type 1-associated DEATH domain protein, with amino-acid sequence MADKTVDRGPWTGCAVMFLQSLCPGVNLLSLYKDKQGKFIVFKVIKLTLIDSAGGLGGYEILKVHDADPFLGVEVKFVDVAACQQFLESYSTGAVRQSLSQHACRLLALPQEFTVETQLKAGTHILDFCLDKLELCLQHIHLSQPERLRDEEIDHLEQQLTSQALGPGPLSTPLTQEESPVPSNCFKFQNRVFEDRMLTAADVQSFSNGVGRQWKHVGRALGKSCRALKGPAIDNLAYEYEREGLYEQAYQLLSRFIQAEGRAAKLSRLVKALEDCKLTSLAENILDIQPRE; translated from the exons ATGGCAGACAAGACTGTGGATCGTGGACCATGGACAGGATGTGCAGTTATGTTTCTGCAGTCACTCTGTCCCGGCGTGAACCTGCTCTCACTCTACAAAGACAAACAGGGAAAGTTCATTGTTTTCAAAGTCATCAAACTGACGCTTATAG ACTCTGCAGGAGGTCTGGGTGGTTATGAGATACTAAAGGTCCATGATGCTGATCCCTTTCTGGGGGTGGAGGTGAAGTTTGTGGACGTGGCGGCGTGTCAGCAGTTCCTCGAGAGCTACAGCACCGGAGCGGTGCGTCAGTCCCTCTCCCAGCACGCCTGCCGGCTTCTTGCTCTGCCCCAAGAGTTCACTGTGGAAACCCAGCTCAAGGCCGGTACACACATCTTGGATTTCTGTCTGGACAAGCTGGAACTTTGCCTACAGCACATCCACCTTTCACAG cCGGAGCGCCTGCGTGATGAAGAGATTGATCATCTTGAGCAGCAGCTGACGAGTCAGGCCCTCGGTCCCGGCCCGCTGTCGACCCCCCTCACACAGGAAGAGTCTCCTGTTCCCAGCAACTGCTTCAAGTTTCAGAACAGAGTGTTTG AGGACCGaatgctgacagcagcagatgttCAGAGCTTTTCTAACGGAGTGGGCCGTCAGTGGAAGCATGTAGGGAGGGCCCTGGGGAAGAGCTGCCGGGCTCTGAAGGGTCCGGCCATAGACAACCTGGCCTACGAGTACGAGAGAGAAGGGCTGTATGAGCAAGCCTATCAGCTGCTCAGCCGATTCATCCAGGCGGAGGGGAGAGCGGCCAAGCTGAGCCGGCTGGTCAAAGCACTGGAGGACTGCAAACTCACCAGCCTGGCTGAAAATATTCTGGACATACAGCCACGAGAGTAA
- the nudt21 gene encoding cleavage and polyadenylation specificity factor subunit 5 isoform X2, translating to MSVVPPSRSSTGWPRGGAVQFGNKYMSGPAKPLTLERTINLYPLTNYTFGTKEPLYEKDSSVAARFQRMREEFDKMGMRRTVEGVLIVHEHRLPHVLLLQLGTTFFKLPGGELSPGEDEVEGLKRLMTEILGRQDGVKQDWVIDDCIGNWWRPNFEPPQYPYIPAHITKPKEHKKLFLVQLQEKALFAVPKNYKLVAAPLFELYDNAPGYGPIISSLPQLLSRFNFIYN from the exons ATGTCAGTGGTGCCTCCCAGTCGCTCGTCCACCGGCTGGCCGCGCGGCGGGGCCGTTCAGTTTGGGAACAAATACATGAGCGGGCCTGCCAAGCCGCTCACACTGGAGAGGACCATCAACCT TTACCCTCTTACCAACTACACATTCGGCACCAAGGAGCCTCTGTATGAGAAGGACAGCTCGGTGGCGGCCAGGTTCCAGCGGATGCGGGAGGAGTTTGACAAGATGGGAATGAGGAGGACAGTTGAGGGAGTATTGATCGTCCATGAACACAGGCTGCCTCACGTCTTACTGCTGCAGCTCGGCACCACTTTCTTCAAACT GCCCGGCGGAGAGTTGAGTCCCGGAGAAGACGAGGTGGAGGGTCTGAAACGCCTGATGACTGAG ATCCTCGGACGGCAGGACGGGGTGAAGCAGGACTGGGTGATTGATGACTGTATCGGCAACTGGTGGCGCCCCAACTTTGAGCCTCCACAG TACCCGTATATTCCAGCTCACATTACCAAACCCAAGGAGCATAAGAAGCTGTTCCTGGTTCAGTTGCAGGAAAAAG CGCTGTTTGCTGTCCCCAAGAACTATAAACTGGTGGCGGCACCGTTGTTTGAACTATATGACAACGCCCCTGGATATGGACCCATCATTTCCAGTCTACCACAGCTATTGAGCAG GTTCAACTTCATCTACAACTAA
- the nudt21 gene encoding cleavage and polyadenylation specificity factor subunit 5 isoform X1, with amino-acid sequence MSVVPPSRSSTGWPRGGAVQFGNKYMSGPAKPLTLERTINLNSPSLAPASLIYPLTNYTFGTKEPLYEKDSSVAARFQRMREEFDKMGMRRTVEGVLIVHEHRLPHVLLLQLGTTFFKLPGGELSPGEDEVEGLKRLMTEILGRQDGVKQDWVIDDCIGNWWRPNFEPPQYPYIPAHITKPKEHKKLFLVQLQEKALFAVPKNYKLVAAPLFELYDNAPGYGPIISSLPQLLSRFNFIYN; translated from the exons ATGTCAGTGGTGCCTCCCAGTCGCTCGTCCACCGGCTGGCCGCGCGGCGGGGCCGTTCAGTTTGGGAACAAATACATGAGCGGGCCTGCCAAGCCGCTCACACTGGAGAGGACCATCAACCT aaactCACCCTCTCTGGCTCCAGCCTCtctaat TTACCCTCTTACCAACTACACATTCGGCACCAAGGAGCCTCTGTATGAGAAGGACAGCTCGGTGGCGGCCAGGTTCCAGCGGATGCGGGAGGAGTTTGACAAGATGGGAATGAGGAGGACAGTTGAGGGAGTATTGATCGTCCATGAACACAGGCTGCCTCACGTCTTACTGCTGCAGCTCGGCACCACTTTCTTCAAACT GCCCGGCGGAGAGTTGAGTCCCGGAGAAGACGAGGTGGAGGGTCTGAAACGCCTGATGACTGAG ATCCTCGGACGGCAGGACGGGGTGAAGCAGGACTGGGTGATTGATGACTGTATCGGCAACTGGTGGCGCCCCAACTTTGAGCCTCCACAG TACCCGTATATTCCAGCTCACATTACCAAACCCAAGGAGCATAAGAAGCTGTTCCTGGTTCAGTTGCAGGAAAAAG CGCTGTTTGCTGTCCCCAAGAACTATAAACTGGTGGCGGCACCGTTGTTTGAACTATATGACAACGCCCCTGGATATGGACCCATCATTTCCAGTCTACCACAGCTATTGAGCAG GTTCAACTTCATCTACAACTAA
- the ogfod1 gene encoding prolyl 3-hydroxylase OGFOD1 — MSSKRRQDESVNTDKKKKKKKTSEETAHLCSAVEDEQVKSAVKEAWSRRTHYDHGDVELDCHPFPHCIIKNFIRSETFVENLQRELLGLNFHEKSNDLYKFKQSDDLRKRTEPHITALRSALFGRFRSWLGEVLGVELEPTVDISCARYEYTDVLLCHDDELEGRRVAFILYLVPPWQSSDGGTLDLYTTNSDFQPQSIVKSLVPSWNTLVLFEVSPVSFHQVAEVLSQDKCRLSLSGWFHGPSLERPPRHIEPPVPRNPHLPRDETLLLEWVNPVYLDISYQEQIQEEFEDSSEIQLKDFLKEEKFREVSEALRLAQIQWTRRSPANKRCYDVASLDTLPQCVSACLELLRSEAFFLLLSNFTGLRLHYLCPADDDDDENKDEEKEKKEQGDGEATGSSTESSSAAAAAAASANKSRDSELSTPECCGELRRWSHGGYTLLHDGEAARAEYALDLVLPFGCADWQSEFGGFTCYVANEEDEELLTVYPEDNSLALVYRDKETLKFVKHVNHKSCCDSADRAFYDFSFVYYE; from the exons ATGAGCTCCAAACGACGACAAGACGAGAGTGTAAACAcggacaagaagaagaagaagaagaagacgagtGAAGAGACAGCACATCTGTGTTCAGCTGTGGAAGATGAGCAGGTGAAGAGCGCAGTGAAGGAGGCGTGGAGCCGCAGGACTCACTACGACCACG GGGATGTGGAGCTGGACTGCCATCCTTTCCCTCACTGCATCATCAAGAACTTCATCCGCAGCGAGACCTTCGTAGAGAACCTGCAGAGAGAGCTGCTGGGGCTCAACTTCCACGAGAAGTCCAACGATCTGTACAAATTCAAACAG TCAGATGACTTGAGGAAGAGGACAGAGCCACACATCACAGCCTTGAG GTCAGCACTGTTTGGGCGTTTCCGTTCCTGGCTTGGGGAGGTGTTGGGGGTTGAACTGGAGCCTACGGTGGATATTTCTTGTGCCAGATATGAATACACGG ATGTTCTTTTGTGTCATGATGATGAGTTGGAGGGGAGGCGCGTTGCTTTCATTCTGTATCTCGTGCCTCCGTGGCAGAGCAGTGACGGGGGAACGCTGGATCTTTACACGACAAACA GTGATTTCCAACCCCAGAGTATAGTGAAGTCGCTCGTACCCTCTTGGAACACACTTGTCCTCTTCGAAGTTTCTCCCGTCTCCTTTCATCAA GTGGCGGAGGTTTTGTCGCAGGACAAGTGTCGTCTGTCTCTGAGTGGCTGGTTTCATGGGCCGTCTTTAGAACGTCCTCCGCGCCACATAGAGCCCCCCGTCCCTCGGAACCCGCACTTACCGAGAGAC GAGACGTTGCTGCTGGAATGGGTTAATCCAGTGTACCTGGATATTTCCTATCAAGAGCAGATTCAGGAGGAGTTTGAGGATAGCTCTGAAATTCAGCTCAAAGATTTTCTCAAG GAGGAGAAATTCAGAGAAGTGAGTGAAGCACTACGACTTGCTCAGATTCAGTGGACGAGGAGAAGTCCGGCCAATAAGAG ATGCTACGACGTGGCTTCTCTGGACACGTTGCctcagtgtgtgagtgcatgtttgGAGCTGCTTCGTTCAGAGGCTTTCTTCCTGCTTCTCTCCAACTTTACTGGCCTTCGATTGCACTACCTGTGTCCCGCtgatgatgacgacgacgagaataaagatgaagagaaagagaagaaggagcaAGGCGATGGAGAAGCCACAGGGTCTTCGACTgaatcatcatcagcagcagcagcagcagcagcatcagcaaataaaagcagagactcag AGCTCAGCACACCTGAATGTTGCGGTGAACTGCGTCGATGGTCTCATGGTGGCTACACTTTATTACATGATGGAGAAGCAGCACGGGCAGAGTACGCTCTGGACCTCGTTTTGCCTTTCGGTTGTGCAg ACTGGCAGTCAGAGTTTGGGGGCTTCACATGTTACGTTGCTAacgaagaggatgaggag CTGCTGACAGTGTATCCAGAGGATAACTCACTGGCCTTGGTCTACAGAGACAAGGAAACCCTCAAATTTGTCAAACATGTCAACCACAAAAGCTGTTGTGATTCTGCTGACAGAGCGTTTTATGACTTCTCTTTTGTGTATTACGAATAA